The bacterium nucleotide sequence TTGGAACGGTCAAGTTCTCTGGGGTATGATGGTATATGATAATCTTCGTGCGCTCGATTATTTAGTTTCACGCCCTGACGTTGATGCTAACCGAATTGGAACGTTAGGCATGTCTATGGGAAGTACTATGTCGTGGTGGATTGCAGCATTAGATACCCGCATTAAGGTTTGTGTCGATATTTGCTGTTTAACTGATTTCGATACTATGGTTGAAACGAATAGTTTGGACTTACATGGGGTATATTATTATGTCCCTAAACTCTTAAAATATTTTACTACCGCAGAGATTAATGCATTAATTGCACCTCGACCGCATTTGAGTCTAGCCGGACTGCAAGACCCATTAACCCCAGTTGCTGGATTAGATAAAATTGATGCGGAACTGAAAAAAATCTATACCGCAGCAAATGCAACTGATTATTGGAAATTATTCCGTTCGAATTCTGGGCATATAGAAACTGCTGAAATGCGGAAAGAGGTTATGCTCTGGTTAAACCGATTTTTATGTGAGTAGCGCTTATATGAAAAGCATAAGTTGCACGAGGTTCAGGTTATTGTGTATTGTATCATTATCTCTTTTCTTTCATCCCAGTTTTGCTTACAGCAAACAGTTACGTTCTCTACCCATTTATGATTCCCTACCCTATTTGAAAGATTTTAAATCATTTCAGATTTCTAGTTTTGATACTACCGGCGGAAACGCAGATTGTCGCTATATCAAATCCGGAGAAACATTAACGTTAGCAGATATCAAAGGTCCGGGAATAATCACACATCTCTGGGTAACCGTTTCTGCGGAAGCGCAATTCGCGCTGCGCAATCTTATTCTAAAAATGTTCTGGGATAATGAACTGGAACCGAGTGTATTAACGCCGCTTGGCGATTTTTTTGGCGTCGGATTTGCAGAATATCAGCATTTTAGTTCTCTATTAATCGGAATGACTAGCGGTGGATACTATAGTTACATACCGATGCCGTTTCGAAAGTCTGCTCGTATCCAAGTAACCAACCTAACTGGAAAACCGGTCGGCGCGTTTTATTATCATCTCGATTATTATAAACTTTCAAAATTAGATCGTAATATTGCTTATTTTCATGCCCATTGGCGTCGTGAGAACCCAACAACCCTTGGAAAAGATTATACGATTCTTGAAGCGAAAGGGCACGGGCATTTTATCGGAACCGTTCTCTCAATGCAGGGATTGATACCTAGCAATCTTTGGTTCCTTGAAGGTGATGAACATATTTATGTAGATGATGAACCGAATTCAGTCTGGAGCGGAACCGGTACCGAAGATTATTTCAACTCCGGTTGGTATTTTAATAGAGGAACTTTCTCGAGTTTGTTCCACGGATTAACCATTAAAGATGAAGAACAATCAAAAGTCTGCGCATATCGGTTCCATATTTTAGATTCAATTCCGTTTACAAAATCTATTAGAGTTTCAATAGAACACGGTGGTACGAATGATATCAATGCGGATTACTCCAGTGTTGCATATTGGTATCAAACTGAACCGCATCTTCCGTTAACGTTACCTGAAGATAGAAATCCGCGAGAACCATTTACTATTTATCGAATACAAGATATGATTGAAGCAGAATCTTTGATATCAACAGCGGTAATTTCCGGCGGTATTCTCGATAAACAAGGTATGGGATTCTGGAGTTCTGAAACTGGTCAGCAATGGAGCGGTTCAGCTCAAGCGTTTTATCGTGAGACGAAACCAGGCGATTCGGTTATTTTTACTATCCCAGTTAAACGAACCGGAACATATTTCTTGAACGTATACTATACGCAAGCGCCAGATTACGGGATACTTCGGTGCTCAATTGATGGAGAAACCATCGGGAAAGATTTTGATGGATACCATCACTCAGTTATTCCTGCGAAACCGGTTAGTTATGGACCAATAGAATTGGTTACTGGCGAGCACGAACTCAAATTTGAAATTATCGATAAAAACCCTACATCAACCAATTATTTCGCTGGCTTCGATGGATTCGTTCTTGAACGTATAGTACAATAAATATCCTAAATTCAACAGTAAATGCAACAGTAACCTCAAATGCAACAAAAGGGCACAAATGATAGGACGGCATAAATGGAACAATGTTTCCTTGTAATAATCTTTATAATTATTGCAATCGTTATCGGTATTTTTGCATATTATAGCAATCTCAAACGGCAAAAAGAATGGCAACAATTCGCGTCTAACCATGGATTCCTATATACTGCAAAAGATACGATGTCGCTACCGGATTATTATTCTGAATATCATCTATTCAACCAAGGGCATAACCGAAAAGCGTATAACATCTGCCAAGGGCGAATTAACGATGTCAAGATTATCGCGTTTGATTATCGCTATACTACAGGCAGTGGGAAAAATCAGCATACCTATTATTTTACCCCGCTAATTATCGAGACAAACTTGGTTTTTAAACCATTATTTATTCGTCCGGAAAATGTGTTCGATAAAATTACTGCAGCTATCGGATTTGATGATATCGATTTCGAATCCGCTGAATTTTCGAAAAAGTATTATGTAAAATGCGCGGATAAAAAATTCGCTTATGATATTATCCACGCTCGGATGATGGAATTTTTATTGCAATGCCGAAACCTAACCATTGAAATTCGTGGGGATACGCTTCTATTCCATCAATCGAAAACATTATCCATCTCGGAATTGGAATTATTACTTATCGCTGGTCAAAAGTTTATTGAGTTAATTCCTGACTATGTTAGAAAGGAAATTACACGAAATAAAGTATAGAGTATGCGTGTACCTGGTTAGGTATTAGCACTTAATACTCGATACTTTCTTATCCTATGGAAGGTCTAGTTATATTTGGAGCAATTATCTTTCTACCGATTCTGTTTATCATCGTAACCTATAACAATCTAGTGCGATTAAGTCAGATGATAACCGAATCCTGGTCGAATGTTGATACTGAACTGCGGCGTCGGTATGACTTGATTCCGAATCTCGTTGAAACGGTTAAAGCATACGCTAAACACGAACGGGAAGTGTTCGAACATATAGCGCAAGCGCGAGCGGCTGCAGTGGCTAATACTGGCGATCCAGCTTCGCAAGCAATGGATGAGAATAAACTAATTAAAGAACTCAAATCTCTATTTGCAGTGGTAGAAAATTATCCGGAACTCAAAGCGAACCAAAACTTCTTAAAACTGCAGGAAGAATTGGTTGATACCGAAGACCGAATCCAGGCAGCACGACGGTTCTACAACGGTAACGTTCGCGATTATAATACGAAAGTCCAAACGTTCCCGAGCAATCTCATTGCTTCGATATTTAATTTTCAACCGAAAGATTATTTCGATATTGAATCACTCGATGTCCGCAAACCGGTTTCCGTATCTTTTTAATTTTGCGGTCTTTGTGGTTCTAATATCCAATGAAAAATATTCAATTACTCCGACGTAGGATATGTCGTCTCGCGAACCAATTTGATGGCAAACCCGGAATCGCTTTTAAGAATTTTGCAACCGGGGATGAATTTTATCTGAATGCTGATGAACGCTTCCCAACCGCCTCGGTTATCAAGATTCCGATTATGGTTGAAGTGTTCGCTCAGGCGAAAGAAAAGAAAATCAAACTGTCTGATACCCTCACCTATCGCAAACGATTGAAATATCCAGGCTCGGGCGTTATCCAATTCCTATCCGATGGTCTGAACATAACGATTCTCGATGCAACAATTTTAATGATAATCTTAAGTGATAATACGACAACTAACATGTTGCTTGACCTTGTCGGAGTGAAAAACATCAATCGGAGAATGGAAGCTCTCGGATTGTTCAACACTAAGGTCTTTCGAAAAGCGTTTACGAAAAAACCAGAAGTAGAACCGAAACTCTGCAAGAAATACGGGTTTGGAATGTCAACTCCTTGGGAAATGAATCATCTCTTAGAACTGATTTATTATAAGAAAATTATTGATAAACCTTCCTGCAAGCAAATGATTGAAATAATGAAAAACCAATTCTACGAATCGCAGTTACGTCGGTGGATATCTGGCTCAGGGGTTTGGATAGCGAATAAAACCGGAGCGGTGGATGGCGTGCGTAATGACGTTGGAATCATTCATACTCCAAACTCCGATTGGGCGATTTCAGTTTTCTGCAAAGAAGTAACCGATTTATCCTGGCAAATCGATAATCAAGCGCAAGTTTTTATCGCTAAACTATCCAAACTCATCTTTGACTACTATATGGGATAATACTGGAGAGGAATTAAGGCAATAGTTTATTCCCTTAATTTCTTTCCACTATCCCTTATGCAATTCAAAAATTTTATAATTTACTTTCAAATATTAATATAACCTCAACGGAATCAATGATAAATTATTTATTGATTAAATCAAACATAACATTATACGGATACTTGAAGGATATTTTATGCTAATAAAATACGTTATACTTATTGGTATATTAGCACTCCTATATACTCCCTCATCAGGAAAGGAACTCAATGTTCTCAAATTTGGGGCGAAAGGCGATGGTAAAACAGATAATACGCTAGCATTTCAAAAAGCGTTAGATACAGCGGGTAAAGAAAGCGGCGGAAGAACTGTTTTCGTTCCAAAAGGAAACTATCTGTTTAAAGGGCATCTAGTGATTCCGGATAATGTTACCTTGCAAGGTGTTTGGCAAATTCCAACTGCTTGGAGTCAATTTAAAGGAACGACCCTGTTGCCTACAGAAAACGAAGGGAACCCTAACGGAGAACCGTTTATCACTTTGAAAACCAATTCATTGATTAAAGGTATCACTATTTTTTATCCCAATCAGAGTCCTACCTATCCTCCGAAAGCATACCCATGGACTATAGCATCTGGTGGTGCGGATAACTGCGCGATTATCGATTGTCTTTTAGTCAATCCATATCAAGCGGTGGATTTCGGAACTCGAGTTGCCGGTCGGCATTATATACGCAATCTCTATGCGCAACCGTTATACAAAGGACTTTATATAGATCAATGCTATGATATCGGTCGACTCGAAAATATCCATTTTTGGCCATTTTGGCAATATGATAATGGAAATAGTCCATTAGATAAATTTATTGCTGAAAAAGCGGAAGCGTTTATTATCGGCAGAACTGATTGGGAATATATGTCAAACTGTTTTTCGATTTTTTATAATATCGGATATCATTTTATTAAAACAAACGCGGGAACCCCAAACATCCTCGCTACCCAATGCGGAGCGGATATATGCCAGAACGCAGTGCAGGTTGATGACTGTCAGGCGCATGCAGGTATCTCGTTTCATAATAGCCAGTTTTACGGTCGGATTGTCGTTAATGAATCAAATACTGGTCCTGTCCGATTCACGGGTTGCGGATTTTTCGGCTCGACAATTGCGCAACAAAATGAACCGAGTCATGCAGAACTAGCTGGTTCTGGTCATATCTCATTCGATAACTGCCATTTCGTAACGATTGACCCGAAAAATAAAGCGAAGCTTGATATTCTAGCGAAA carries:
- a CDS encoding acetylxylan esterase — translated: MINTQDNRRNQLYQLLGDLPERTRPISAILLRESVEPDYILEKLLLDLNGIEPVPAYFVRPKNATHKLPTILYNHSHGGNYHLGKEELLIGNSYLFSPPYAVELTRNGYAALCIDAWAFGERSHTTESAIFKRMLWNGQVLWGMMVYDNLRALDYLVSRPDVDANRIGTLGMSMGSTMSWWIAALDTRIKVCVDICCLTDFDTMVETNSLDLHGVYYYVPKLLKYFTTAEINALIAPRPHLSLAGLQDPLTPVAGLDKIDAELKKIYTAANATDYWKLFRSNSGHIETAEMRKEVMLWLNRFLCE
- a CDS encoding DUF2961 domain-containing protein — its product is MKDFKSFQISSFDTTGGNADCRYIKSGETLTLADIKGPGIITHLWVTVSAEAQFALRNLILKMFWDNELEPSVLTPLGDFFGVGFAEYQHFSSLLIGMTSGGYYSYIPMPFRKSARIQVTNLTGKPVGAFYYHLDYYKLSKLDRNIAYFHAHWRRENPTTLGKDYTILEAKGHGHFIGTVLSMQGLIPSNLWFLEGDEHIYVDDEPNSVWSGTGTEDYFNSGWYFNRGTFSSLFHGLTIKDEEQSKVCAYRFHILDSIPFTKSIRVSIEHGGTNDINADYSSVAYWYQTEPHLPLTLPEDRNPREPFTIYRIQDMIEAESLISTAVISGGILDKQGMGFWSSETGQQWSGSAQAFYRETKPGDSVIFTIPVKRTGTYFLNVYYTQAPDYGILRCSIDGETIGKDFDGYHHSVIPAKPVSYGPIELVTGEHELKFEIIDKNPTSTNYFAGFDGFVLERIVQ
- a CDS encoding LemA family protein, which translates into the protein MEGLVIFGAIIFLPILFIIVTYNNLVRLSQMITESWSNVDTELRRRYDLIPNLVETVKAYAKHEREVFEHIAQARAAAVANTGDPASQAMDENKLIKELKSLFAVVENYPELKANQNFLKLQEELVDTEDRIQAARRFYNGNVRDYNTKVQTFPSNLIASIFNFQPKDYFDIESLDVRKPVSVSF
- a CDS encoding class A beta-lactamase-related serine hydrolase → MKNIQLLRRRICRLANQFDGKPGIAFKNFATGDEFYLNADERFPTASVIKIPIMVEVFAQAKEKKIKLSDTLTYRKRLKYPGSGVIQFLSDGLNITILDATILMIILSDNTTTNMLLDLVGVKNINRRMEALGLFNTKVFRKAFTKKPEVEPKLCKKYGFGMSTPWEMNHLLELIYYKKIIDKPSCKQMIEIMKNQFYESQLRRWISGSGVWIANKTGAVDGVRNDVGIIHTPNSDWAISVFCKEVTDLSWQIDNQAQVFIAKLSKLIFDYYMG